A region of Salvelinus namaycush isolate Seneca chromosome 9, SaNama_1.0, whole genome shotgun sequence DNA encodes the following proteins:
- the LOC120053888 gene encoding interleukin-34-like, producing the protein MGRPTAWLLGGLFGLMWVIPVLMTPTTLAQCTSLKTLGTKLTDRRRNFKHNFPINYTIRVHYEEVFKLCNISRLRARVVDLEEGDLQDVWLLVNQEVLKRILRVLPERHPSYKYTSDLEDLFRKIQQVFPPQSDEREPPERIEEIYNRVKEPNSKGWRFVTPKSLLDNCYRTMHCLFKNCFPSEDGEQEYCSTLHWRKGRKRQLQET; encoded by the exons ATGGGCCGGCCAACAGCCTGGCTCCTGGGTGGGCTATTCG GTTTGATGTGGGTAATACCGGTTTTGATGACACCGACAACATTGGCCCAGTGCACGTCGTTGAAGACGTTGGGAACAAAACTCACCGACAGAAGACGTAACTTT AAGCACAATTTCCCCATTAATTACACCATCAGAGTTCACTATGAAGAGGTCTTCAAACTCTGCAACATCAGCAGGCTG AGGGCGAGGGTGGTGGATCTGGAGGAGGGGGACCTGCAGGATGTGTGGCTGTTGGTCAACCAGGAGGTGTTGAAGAGGATCTTGAGGGTCCTGCCAGAGAGACATCCCTCCTACAAGTACACCTCCGATCTGGAAGATCTCTTCAGGAAGATCCAGCAGGTGTTCCCACCACAGAGTGATGAG AGAGAGCCCCCAGAGCGAATAGAGGAGATCTACAATCGAGTGAAGGAGCCCAACTCAAAAGGGTGGAGGTTCGTGACCCCCAAATCCCTGTTGGATAACTGCTATAGGACAATGCACTGTCTCTTCAAAAACTGCTTTCCCAGTGAAGATGGAGAGCAAGAGT